One Nocardioidaceae bacterium SCSIO 66511 genomic window carries:
- a CDS encoding antitoxin yields the protein MKSGSAPREGTMGWLDKLRGKSGDLKHKAGELANEHGDKIGQGLDKAGDAVNKVTGGRFEDKIDKATDKAKEGVDKVGQSGDDGGGDAATPEADEPPNAEGEGDKPA from the coding sequence GTGAAATCAGGATCCGCACCCCGGGAGGGCACGATGGGTTGGCTCGACAAGCTCCGCGGCAAGAGCGGAGACCTCAAGCACAAAGCCGGTGAGCTCGCGAACGAGCACGGCGACAAGATCGGTCAGGGCCTCGACAAGGCCGGCGACGCGGTGAACAAGGTCACCGGCGGGCGCTTCGAGGACAAGATCGACAAGGCGACCGATAAGGCCAAGGAAGGCGTCGACAAGGTCGGCCAGTCCGGCGACGACGGCGGCGGCGACGCAGCGACACCCGAGGCCGATGAGCCGCCCAACGCAGAAGGCGAAGGCGACAAACCGGCCTGA
- a CDS encoding antitoxin, with translation MGMFDKFKDKAGDAASEHGDKIEEGLDKAADKASDLTGGKFDDKIESGKDTAKDFIDKQADESGGDQSNA, from the coding sequence ATGGGAATGTTCGACAAGTTCAAGGACAAGGCCGGCGACGCAGCGAGCGAGCACGGCGACAAGATCGAAGAGGGTCTCGACAAGGCCGCCGACAAGGCGAGCGACCTGACCGGCGGCAAGTTCGACGACAAGATCGAGTCCGGCAAGGACACCGCCAAGGACTTCATCGACAAGCAGGCCGACGAGTCGGGCGGCGATCAGAGCAACGCCTGA
- the miaA gene encoding tRNA (adenosine(37)-N6)-dimethylallyltransferase MiaA, translating into MWAVNRSARPGRVVAVVGPTAAGKSDLSVALARRIGGEVVNADSMQLYRGMDIGTAKLPPDERQGIPHHLLDVLDVREPATVAEFQGWARAAIADCVARGVTPILVGGSALYVRAVLDDFEFPGADPDVRARLERELDRDGSAALHARLAERDPVAAGNILVSNGRRIVRALEVIEITGEPFSATLPSQTYVYDDVVVLGIDVPRDVLAGRIERRVDRMWHAGLVDEVRGLDGLREGRTASRALGYAQVLAYLAGECTEEEAKDLTVRRTRQFARRQDAWFRKDPRIRWLSYDDVDLVDHAVRLLDTR; encoded by the coding sequence ATGTGGGCTGTGAACCGTTCAGCGCGTCCGGGTCGCGTGGTGGCCGTCGTCGGGCCGACCGCCGCGGGCAAGTCCGATCTCTCTGTCGCGCTCGCTCGCCGCATCGGTGGCGAGGTGGTCAATGCCGACTCGATGCAGCTCTACCGCGGGATGGACATCGGCACCGCCAAGCTCCCGCCCGATGAGCGACAGGGGATTCCACATCACCTGCTCGACGTACTCGACGTACGCGAGCCGGCGACCGTCGCGGAGTTCCAGGGCTGGGCTCGCGCAGCGATCGCCGACTGCGTCGCGCGAGGCGTGACGCCGATTCTGGTCGGTGGATCTGCGCTCTACGTACGGGCGGTTCTCGACGACTTCGAGTTCCCGGGCGCTGACCCGGACGTACGTGCCCGGTTGGAGCGTGAGCTCGATCGTGACGGGTCCGCGGCGCTGCATGCGCGGCTGGCCGAGCGGGATCCGGTCGCGGCCGGGAACATCCTGGTGTCGAACGGCCGGCGGATCGTACGGGCGCTCGAGGTCATCGAGATCACCGGCGAGCCGTTCAGCGCGACGCTGCCGAGCCAAACGTACGTCTACGACGATGTGGTCGTCCTCGGGATCGACGTGCCGCGCGACGTGCTGGCCGGACGCATCGAGCGACGCGTCGACCGCATGTGGCACGCCGGTCTCGTCGACGAGGTACGTGGCCTCGACGGGCTGCGGGAGGGACGTACGGCGAGCCGGGCGCTCGGATACGCACAGGTGTTGGCGTACCTCGCCGGCGAGTGCACCGAGGAGGAGGCCAAGGACCTGACCGTCCGGCGTACCCGCCAGTTCGCCCGGCGCCAGGACGCGTGGTTCCGCAAGGATCCCCGGATCCGATGGCTTTCG